In a genomic window of Sardina pilchardus chromosome 20, fSarPil1.1, whole genome shotgun sequence:
- the LOC134068171 gene encoding uncharacterized protein LOC134068171 isoform X1: protein MGGRHMVVFIICPQNSAVNIEERSTAIARQMSPVYIGDRNTCVGAAGLSVRTSAIMSEMKQFTVPMLDVECLLSAKVKLRQEGLLDSHFKSNLDHVIEALDAMPASKRKDVSLLVEGERHLVKFVSGTPSLHYTARQGVAGPELLQRVPVGAKLTCDSIANTHFAGHRCRDDFESCMARAQQAVAASDGGLANVELKIACGELRLTYTTPQPQATIEIRPQRRVNLGKALTLQKVLEVKNSMEQAGATSRGLQACLQHLLTNHSQYQGEDSRIVLQSDGEMVELISGRHTYHSAQHFIFTDADYQVTSHKVQDIDLWDDE, encoded by the exons ATGGGCGGTAGGCATATGGTAGTCTTTATAATCTGCCCTCAGAACTCAGCAGTCAacatagaggagaggagcacgGCCATTGCAA GACAGATGTCACCTGTCTATATCGGGGACAGAAACACCTGTGTTGGGGCAGCTGGCTTATCAGTGAGGACCTCAGCCATCATGAGTGAAAT GAAGCAGTTCACCGTTCCCATGCTCGACGTGGAGTGTTTGCTATCCGCTAAAGTGAAGCTCCGCCAGGAGGGCCTGCTGGACTCACACTTTAAGTCCAACCTGGACCACGTCATTGAGGCGCTGGATGCCATGCCGGCCTCCAAACGCAAGGACGTCTCCTTGCTGGTGGAAGGAGAGCGCCACCTGGTCAAGTTTGTCTCGGGCACCCCCAGCCTCCACTACACCGCCCGGCAGGGTGTCGCTGGCCCCGAGCTGCTCCAGAGAGTTCCGGTGGGCGCCAAGCTGACCTGCGACAGCATCGCCAACACCCACTTTGCCGGCCACCGGTGCCGCGATGACTTCGAGAGCTGCATGGCGCGGGCGCAGCAGGCGGTGGCCGCCAGTGACGGGGGCCTGGCCAACGTGGAGCTGAAGATTGCGTGCGGCGAGCTGCGGCTCACCTACACCACCCCGCAGCCGCAGGCCACCATCGAGATCCGGCCGCAGCGCCGGGTGAACCTGGGCAAGGCGCTGACCCTGCAGAAGGTCCTGGAGGTGAAGAACAGCATGGAGCAGGCGGGAGCTACGAGCAGAGGCCTGCAGGCCTGCCTCCAGCACCTGCTGACCAACCACAGCCAGTACCAGGGGGAGGACAGCCGCATCGTGCTCCAGAGTGACGGGGAGATGGTGGAGCTCATCAGCGGGAGACACACCTACCACAGCGCCCAGCATTTCATCTTCACCGATGCAGACTACCAAGTTACCAGTCACAAGGTCCAGGATATTGACCTGTGGgatgatgaataa
- the sertad4 gene encoding SERTA domain-containing protein 4, producing MTLVLSMNPFCEHEGDAPLPQYQPIWESERCSKSCVSSPSPPEGATEELAEAEPHCRRAPDHVTMSRIAYFKRKFVEDEEPHLSFRSYCQSVAPALEERAHVLRLSLEKMRFIDDPEAFLRRSVLINNLLRRIRTEILLQSEWCLPPGPPPAAAAASACVPPPAQVGPNHPPAPQSLRPCFAAPGPYRKRFRLVRGEAPECIPACCCFYAAGRYLHFPFSVYEGAAPHPSSSSSSSSSSSSSSSSSPTAFPQLLPVDDGEGDGEPHSLCPGLDLTEAAASAAAARALDSKEPQRSRLRERTVAWDAERGHGRAGEDRPRERERGRERDREREREQERGGGGGAEALSGVAAGSNSRWGLDAMETGLHGALAWSQAGRK from the exons atgacCCTGGTCCTGTCCATGAATCCCTTCTGCGAGCACGAGGGGGACGCGCCACTCCCACAGTACCAGCCCATCTGGGAGTCCGAGCGCTGCAGCAAGAGCTGCGTGTCCAGCCCGTCGCCTCCGGAGGGCGCCACCGAGGAGCTGGCCGAgg CGGAGCCTCACTGCAGGAGAGCCCCTGACCATGTGACCATGTCAAGGATCGCCTACTTTAAGCGAAAGTTCGTGGAGGACGAGGAGCCCCACTTGAGCTTCAGGAGCTACTGCCAAAGC gtcgcTCCGGCGCTAGAGGAGCGCGCCCACGTCCTGCGCCTGTCCCTGGAGAAGATGCGCTTCATCGACGACCCCGAGGCCTTCCTGCGCCGCTCGGTGCTCATCAACAACCTCCTGCGCCGCATCCGCACCGAGATCCTGCTGCAGAGCGAGTGGTGCCTGCCCCCGGGCCCCCcccctgccgccgccgccgcctccgcctGCGTCCCGCCGCCGGCCCAGGTGGGGCCCAACCACCCCCCGGCCCCCCAGTCGCTGCGGCCCTGCTTCGCGGCGCCGGGGCCCTACCGCAAGCGCTTCCGTCTGGTGCGGGGCGAGGCGCCCGAGTGCATCCcggcctgctgctgcttctaCGCCGCCGGACGCTACCTCCACTTCCCCTTCTCTGTTTACGAGGGAGCCGCCCCTCACCCGTCCTcatcgtcctcttcctcctcctcatcctcctcctcatcctcctcctcccccacagcTTTCCCTCAGCTGCTTCCGGTGGATGACGGAGAGGGCGACGGAGAGCCCCACTCGCTCTGCCCTGGGCTGGACCTCACGGAGGCGGCCGCCTCGGCCGCCGCCGCCCGGGCGCTGGACTCCAAAGAGCCGCAGAGGAGCAGGCTGAGGGAGCGGACAGTGGCGTGGGACGCCGAGCGGGGACACGGCAGAGCCGGCGAGGACAGGCCGCGAGAGAGGGAGCGCGGGAGGGAGCGCGACagggagcgagagcgagagcaagagaggggaggaggaggaggcgcagagGCGTTGTCAGGTGTGGCGGCAGGGAGCAACTCGCGCTGGGGCCTGGACGCCATGGAGACGGGCCTCCACGGGGCGTTGGCGTGGAGCCAGGCGGGACGGAAATAG
- the LOC134068171 gene encoding uncharacterized protein LOC134068171 isoform X2, with amino-acid sequence MSPVYIGDRNTCVGAAGLSVRTSAIMSEMKQFTVPMLDVECLLSAKVKLRQEGLLDSHFKSNLDHVIEALDAMPASKRKDVSLLVEGERHLVKFVSGTPSLHYTARQGVAGPELLQRVPVGAKLTCDSIANTHFAGHRCRDDFESCMARAQQAVAASDGGLANVELKIACGELRLTYTTPQPQATIEIRPQRRVNLGKALTLQKVLEVKNSMEQAGATSRGLQACLQHLLTNHSQYQGEDSRIVLQSDGEMVELISGRHTYHSAQHFIFTDADYQVTSHKVQDIDLWDDE; translated from the exons ATGTCACCTGTCTATATCGGGGACAGAAACACCTGTGTTGGGGCAGCTGGCTTATCAGTGAGGACCTCAGCCATCATGAGTGAAAT GAAGCAGTTCACCGTTCCCATGCTCGACGTGGAGTGTTTGCTATCCGCTAAAGTGAAGCTCCGCCAGGAGGGCCTGCTGGACTCACACTTTAAGTCCAACCTGGACCACGTCATTGAGGCGCTGGATGCCATGCCGGCCTCCAAACGCAAGGACGTCTCCTTGCTGGTGGAAGGAGAGCGCCACCTGGTCAAGTTTGTCTCGGGCACCCCCAGCCTCCACTACACCGCCCGGCAGGGTGTCGCTGGCCCCGAGCTGCTCCAGAGAGTTCCGGTGGGCGCCAAGCTGACCTGCGACAGCATCGCCAACACCCACTTTGCCGGCCACCGGTGCCGCGATGACTTCGAGAGCTGCATGGCGCGGGCGCAGCAGGCGGTGGCCGCCAGTGACGGGGGCCTGGCCAACGTGGAGCTGAAGATTGCGTGCGGCGAGCTGCGGCTCACCTACACCACCCCGCAGCCGCAGGCCACCATCGAGATCCGGCCGCAGCGCCGGGTGAACCTGGGCAAGGCGCTGACCCTGCAGAAGGTCCTGGAGGTGAAGAACAGCATGGAGCAGGCGGGAGCTACGAGCAGAGGCCTGCAGGCCTGCCTCCAGCACCTGCTGACCAACCACAGCCAGTACCAGGGGGAGGACAGCCGCATCGTGCTCCAGAGTGACGGGGAGATGGTGGAGCTCATCAGCGGGAGACACACCTACCACAGCGCCCAGCATTTCATCTTCACCGATGCAGACTACCAAGTTACCAGTCACAAGGTCCAGGATATTGACCTGTGGgatgatgaataa
- the LOC134068171 gene encoding uncharacterized protein LOC134068171 isoform X3, whose amino-acid sequence MLDVECLLSAKVKLRQEGLLDSHFKSNLDHVIEALDAMPASKRKDVSLLVEGERHLVKFVSGTPSLHYTARQGVAGPELLQRVPVGAKLTCDSIANTHFAGHRCRDDFESCMARAQQAVAASDGGLANVELKIACGELRLTYTTPQPQATIEIRPQRRVNLGKALTLQKVLEVKNSMEQAGATSRGLQACLQHLLTNHSQYQGEDSRIVLQSDGEMVELISGRHTYHSAQHFIFTDADYQVTSHKVQDIDLWDDE is encoded by the coding sequence ATGCTCGACGTGGAGTGTTTGCTATCCGCTAAAGTGAAGCTCCGCCAGGAGGGCCTGCTGGACTCACACTTTAAGTCCAACCTGGACCACGTCATTGAGGCGCTGGATGCCATGCCGGCCTCCAAACGCAAGGACGTCTCCTTGCTGGTGGAAGGAGAGCGCCACCTGGTCAAGTTTGTCTCGGGCACCCCCAGCCTCCACTACACCGCCCGGCAGGGTGTCGCTGGCCCCGAGCTGCTCCAGAGAGTTCCGGTGGGCGCCAAGCTGACCTGCGACAGCATCGCCAACACCCACTTTGCCGGCCACCGGTGCCGCGATGACTTCGAGAGCTGCATGGCGCGGGCGCAGCAGGCGGTGGCCGCCAGTGACGGGGGCCTGGCCAACGTGGAGCTGAAGATTGCGTGCGGCGAGCTGCGGCTCACCTACACCACCCCGCAGCCGCAGGCCACCATCGAGATCCGGCCGCAGCGCCGGGTGAACCTGGGCAAGGCGCTGACCCTGCAGAAGGTCCTGGAGGTGAAGAACAGCATGGAGCAGGCGGGAGCTACGAGCAGAGGCCTGCAGGCCTGCCTCCAGCACCTGCTGACCAACCACAGCCAGTACCAGGGGGAGGACAGCCGCATCGTGCTCCAGAGTGACGGGGAGATGGTGGAGCTCATCAGCGGGAGACACACCTACCACAGCGCCCAGCATTTCATCTTCACCGATGCAGACTACCAAGTTACCAGTCACAAGGTCCAGGATATTGACCTGTGGgatgatgaataa